One window of the Triticum dicoccoides isolate Atlit2015 ecotype Zavitan chromosome 3B, WEW_v2.0, whole genome shotgun sequence genome contains the following:
- the LOC119275353 gene encoding B-box zinc finger protein 22-like codes for MKVLCSACEAAEARVLCCADEAALCARCDRDVHDANRLAGKHHRLPLLSAASNPPAVSAPNCDICQEGHAYFFCVEDRALLCRSCDVAVHTANAFVSAHRRFLLTGVQVGLEPDEQEEPVPEPEPEPQPPNNASSAPLPPPMCHRKRSPTPLYSDGDIDWAAGPDVGITGNLPDWSVIDEQFGSGTPALRPAEPEVIKAPPRKSPRVAVTAASAALFGGSMPDWPLDEFFGFTEFNSGFGFAENGTSKADSGKLSSPNRRSMSSSSSGNATQNAQDFFGQVPEVHWSRSTMPELPSPPTASGLHWQGDPHYGPASDSAAVFVPDICSPENPFRCFTAGADQQLKRRRRC; via the exons ATGAAGGTGCTCTGCTCTGCGTGCGAGGCCGCCGAGGCGCGCGTACTCTGCTGCGCCGACGAGGCCGCCCTCTGCGCGCGCTGCGACCGCGACGTGCACGACGCCAACCGCCTCGCCGGCAAGCACCACCGCCTGCCcctcctctccgccgcctccaACCCGCCCGCCGTGTCCGCGCCAAACTGTGACATATGCCAG GAGGGCCACGCCTACTTCTTCTGCGTGGAGGACCGCGCGCTGCTCTGCCGGAGCTGCGACGTCGCCGTGCACACCGCCAACGCCTTCGTCTCCGCGCACCGGAGGTTCCTCCTCACCGGCGTCCAGGTCGGTCTCGAGCCCGACGAACAAGAAGAACCAGTGCCAGAGCCGGAGCCCGAGCCGCAACCGCCCAACAACGCCTCGTCGGCTCCCCTGCCACCGCCGATGTGCCACAGGAAGAGGAGCCCGACGCCGCTCTACAGCGACGGAGATATCGACTGGGCGGCCGGCCCGGACGTCGGCATCACCGGGAACTTGCCCGACTGGTCGGTCATCGATGAGCAGTTCGGCAGCGGTACCCCGGCGTTGAGGCCCGCGGAGCCGGAGGTAATCAAAGCCCCTCCGAGGAAGAGTCCCCGGGTGGCCGTCACGGCGGCGAGCGCGGCACTTTTTGGCGGGAGCATGCCGGACTGGCCGCTGGACGAGTTCTTCGGGTTCACCGAGTTCAACTCCGGCTTCGGATTCGCAGAAAATGGCACGTCCAAG GCCGACAGCGGGAAGCTCAGCTCGCCGAACCGCCGTTcgatgtcgtcgtcctcctccggCAACGCCACCCAAAACGCGCAAGATTTCTTCGGCCAGGTGCCGGAGGTCCACTGGTCGAGGTCGACCATGCCGGAGCTCCCCTCCCCGCCCACGGCCTCAGGCCTCCACTGGCAGGGAGACCCGCACTACGGCCCTGCCTCCGACTCCGCGGCCGTGTTCGTGCCCGACATCTGCTCCCCGGAGAACCCCTTCCGGTGCTTCACGGCCGGCGCCGATCAGCAGCTCAAGCGCCGGCGGCGATGCTAA